From Desulfuribacillus stibiiarsenatis:
ATCCGTTCTATAATGTAATCTTTTTTTTTCGACTCCGATTCCTCATCTTCTTCTGCATTCTCAATAGCTGGGTCATACGATTGAATCATATTCATTTCTGTACCTTTATAATAATTCTCTAACGCATTTACTAGCGTTATACTGTTATTCCCAAATATTCTAATCAAATCAGGTAAAGATGCCCCATTAGAATTATAAAGTGAATGTAATAACATGTTTGCCCTTAAGTCCCTAGGTGCTAATTCCATTTTCAAGCCCATATTTTTGGTCATTTGCTTTAAAGCTATTCTCACTTGTGGTACAGGCTTTGTTTTACTTACTGAGAATATAAATTTTTCGGCTTCTTTGTCTTCCATTTGCTTATTTGACCAAAAATAATCCCAAAACTCTTCGATACATGTAGATGCTGGAGGAATTAACTTTATATAATCCACTACCGAAACTGAAATATTATTTGTTTTTTCCATAACTTTATAAGGGTTTATTACAGCGTTTGTCTCTCTGTTATAATCAGAAAGCTTCATATTTTCAACATCCACTGGTCTGTACCCCGCTCCTAAACATAATGCAATATATGCTCGAACAACAAGTTTCTTTTCAATGTCATTGTACAACGGTATATCATTAGCATATAAGTTCATTAGACTATACTTTCTGGGAATAAACGAAGTTTCCCCTTTTCTGCCTTTAGTGTTAAGACCACTAGTTTCTTCTTCTAAAATAGGAAATAGTTCTAATCTATTGATGTATCCCTTTCCCTTGGCAAATTCATATAAAGCACTCAATGCTGCTCTTACGTTTTTAGGAGATGTTTCTCTAGCAAAAATAAAAAGTTTCATAGTTTCTTCGTCAAAACAATCTTCTAATGTAACAGGCTCAAATTCTAAATAATAATCTGTCAACTTTCTACTGTGTGTACGAACACTTTTTAAATCAGAAGCAAGGTACTCTTCTAAAAGTTGATCTGCTAAAATATTCAACTTAAACAACCCCTATCCATTCTTTGCATTATTTCCTCTTACTAAATGATTTCCGTACCAGTGGCGGTAATCACACCATATTAAATGAAAAAGTGACAATAATATCAGTAATATATTACTATGTATGTTATTTTAATTACTATCAACCAATTTCGCATTATAGACAGCTTGTCCACTTATGGATAATGAAAAACTGAATCTTGACGGCGGAAAATTCCTTGTCCCCTTGTCTTTGCTAAACCCTATATGAATGTTCAAAAAAAAAATTAATAAAAGTAAGCAAAATTCAAATGCAAAAAACATAAGGTGCAAGTAATATAAAAAATCATGTAAAATAGGTCTGGTACTAAAATCATGTATTATACTTTTTTACATCTAACAGCTAAGAACCTTGGATATTCCCACTTTTTCGGGTATTTGTTAGCAATTTCATCAGTAGGCAACGGTTCTATTATTCTATCTATTTTCAAACCATTTCTTTCTATACTATTAAAGTACATTTCTAAAGGACGATGGACATGTGTAGTCAAGTGCTCACTTGTATCTTGCAATGATATACTAAACATAGCCTCTATAATTATTTCTTTAGTATATTCAAACCACTCTTCATCAGCATATTTCCAATAAAAAGGCCAAAAACAAGGATGAGTTATAGTAAAAATAAACTGACCCTCTTTCTTCAACAGTTTAGAAACACTACTTAAAACATCATCTAATTTAATTACATCCATTAATGTCATATTTGCAATTGCTAGAGAAAATTCAGGTTTTTCTGCAATATCTGCGTAATCCTCAATTGATGAATGAATAAAATCTATCTTTTTGTTTGAGCCATAGTTTTGTTGGGCAATCGAAATGTTATCTCTGCTTAAATCTACTCCTATTACTTTTTTTGCTTTTTTCGACAGTTTATATGTCAAATATCCTGCTCCACACCCCATATCCAAAACATTAGATAGGTCGGATTTTGACGCTAAATTAAAAATACACGGTATTAGTACATTATGATAACTAAGATCAATACCCTCCACAATTTGCCTCGATCTAATTTGTGCAAATTCATCCCATTCAGAAGCTATATCATCATAAGTTTTATTCTTAACTGGCCGCATCTTCCGCATTTTCTTTTCCCCTCATTAATTTATTGTGCTTATATATTGCTTTAGTTATATCATTTGCTAAAAAGAAAACTGGGTGTCCACCCATATCATATTCTTCAATAACATGTTTACCATTTACTGTTCTACCTACAGCTACCCTAGCATCATTTCTATCCTTATTTATGATAGTAAATCTAGATTCTGGAACTAAATCAAGCTCAGGATATTGATAAAGCTCAGCACCGAGACTTTCTAACTCATCCAGAAACGAACTTATCTTAGGTGTAACTTCAGGCAAGTATATTGCTAATTCATTGTTTGCTGCTTTATTAAACAAAAGTGCCTTAATATTTTCTTGTTTCGCCCAAGTCATATCTCTAGTGAAAATTGCTACTCTACCACCACGTGATATCCAACTGTACATATACTCATTTATATCTTTCTCTTTTCTATAAATTTTTGGGGAGTCTTTATATTCTAAATATATATTTATTAAGAAAAATATAATTGCTCCAGAAATCAATAATTGTTGAAAGGTAGTAAATGTTTGTCCAACAGTTCGCAACGTAACTGCTAAACCAATCAAGGATGCAAATGACGCTGTTGATGCAAACAACTTTTTAAAAAAGAAGTGTAATAAATTATAAATCACACATTCATCTCCCATCTTCAATAAAATTAGATTTTATTATTCCTGCAAAGAAATGCATTGCCCGTTTCGAACTAAAATCTGGCTTAATAGTTCAATTTTGTATAGCGGGGCGCTGGTTTTAACCGCAGATAGGCTTATTCGCAAAGCGCTCACAGAAATCGCCTATCTTGATTATCTCCGAACCAATACCGGTAATGGTTCTGTATTAGAACACTATACGCCATTGATTAAGGAATATATTACTATATACGTTTTTCCGCACCCTTTCGAAGGAAATAGGGTTAGAAGTTATACTTCGATTTAACCCTTATAAAATTTCCAAGCAGTTCTTCCAACAAAATATGTACCAAAAAAATCAATCGATCCTCCTATAGGTGCGCCTACTAATGGAACTAATTTAGTAAAACTTATTAAACTTTTTTCGCCTGCTTTTGTTATTATTTTTCTTGTTAGAATTTTGTTAACTTTTTTCATTACTTCTCTGGTAATATATTTATCTACTGCTTTTTTAGCAATTGCTTGTCCTGTTTTAACACCTACGTCTTTTAATGCCGTTAAACTAGCATTACCACCCATGACTAATAGGATATCTGTAGCTGTCTCCTCATCTTTAATATTCCAACCGTATATATAAGCAATAGACATAACTAATAAAGATTGAATCTTAAAGGTATAGTACATATTTGTTGGCATAGTTATAGGTAAAGTAATAAAACCACATAGCCCACAGATGGCACCTATACCTCCATTTTTCAATGACCTTCTTAGTAAAATTTTACTTACCAAATCTTCATTTAAAATTCCTGGATTCAATTTCCTAAGATGGTTCACGTAGCCCTCAACACAATCTGCTTCTTTAACTAATGAACTTTTAATCATGACTAGCAATTCTTCAGACCATTTCTCAATATTATCTTCAGACATCTTTTTAAGCATATTCATTTTTCCAGATAATTTTTTCAAATGTTCTCCTCCTCATAATGCATCTAACGGCGCGTAGCGAATTTTGCAACTTATCTTTGTTTCTCCGAGCCAGTGTTAGCAATATCAATTACTTATTATTAACCATTGCTCTACGCCCTCTATTAAGATGAAATCTATCACATATTCGCTTAAAACCAACTTCCCATTATAGACATTAGTCACCCTTAGAATCTAAACCATAAAATATAACTAACAAATTTCGCCAACAATTTACCAATATCCTTCTCCATCGACAAAGCTTGTCAAATTTCGACAAAAGTTTCTTTCTCATGTTTTTGCACACAAAAAGAAACCCACCACTGTTAGTATTAAC
This genomic window contains:
- a CDS encoding HNH endonuclease, with protein sequence MNILADQLLEEYLASDLKSVRTHSRKLTDYYLEFEPVTLEDCFDEETMKLFIFARETSPKNVRAALSALYEFAKGKGYINRLELFPILEEETSGLNTKGRKGETSFIPRKYSLMNLYANDIPLYNDIEKKLVVRAYIALCLGAGYRPVDVENMKLSDYNRETNAVINPYKVMEKTNNISVSVVDYIKLIPPASTCIEEFWDYFWSNKQMEDKEAEKFIFSVSKTKPVPQVRIALKQMTKNMGLKMELAPRDLRANMLLHSLYNSNGASLPDLIRIFGNNSITLVNALENYYKGTEMNMIQSYDPAIENAEEDEESESKKKDYIIERIIRDTKKAILLKRLYNNTCQICGESIKVNYNKNYSECHHIKPLGKPHNGSDTWDNMLILCPNHHAMFDLGCIAIHPETGEVFQSENDTYTKIQNKIHIIEKEHKLNPKYIKYHWEIRFLPNIYPIKSSLSTQYYIV
- a CDS encoding class I SAM-dependent methyltransferase, whose product is MRPVKNKTYDDIASEWDEFAQIRSRQIVEGIDLSYHNVLIPCIFNLASKSDLSNVLDMGCGAGYLTYKLSKKAKKVIGVDLSRDNISIAQQNYGSNKKIDFIHSSIEDYADIAEKPEFSLAIANMTLMDVIKLDDVLSSVSKLLKKEGQFIFTITHPCFWPFYWKYADEEWFEYTKEIIIEAMFSISLQDTSEHLTTHVHRPLEMYFNSIERNGLKIDRIIEPLPTDEIANKYPKKWEYPRFLAVRCKKV
- a CDS encoding EcsC family protein, with amino-acid sequence MKKLSGKMNMLKKMSEDNIEKWSEELLVMIKSSLVKEADCVEGYVNHLRKLNPGILNEDLVSKILLRRSLKNGGIGAICGLCGFITLPITMPTNMYYTFKIQSLLVMSIAYIYGWNIKDEETATDILLVMGGNASLTALKDVGVKTGQAIAKKAVDKYITREVMKKVNKILTRKIITKAGEKSLISFTKLVPLVGAPIGGSIDFFGTYFVGRTAWKFYKG